In Pseudomonas rhizosphaerae, one DNA window encodes the following:
- a CDS encoding TetR/AcrR family transcriptional regulator, with translation MDKRTEILIGAARTFETQGLRGVGIDQVLAASGASTRTLYKHFGSRDGLVLAVLEDRHQQFMAQLGNEAAGSEPIAALFDTLAAWVDVRGTCGCMLLRARGEYAEANEAIVALVQQQKEQFHAEIARRVQATLGREHPALALQVWLLFEGATAAASVAGAAVIDGAKQAALTLTACARAEKS, from the coding sequence ATGGACAAACGTACGGAAATTCTCATTGGTGCTGCCCGCACCTTCGAAACCCAGGGCCTGCGTGGCGTTGGCATCGATCAGGTACTGGCCGCCTCCGGCGCCTCGACACGTACCCTCTACAAACATTTCGGTTCCCGTGACGGCCTGGTGCTTGCCGTGCTCGAAGACCGCCATCAGCAGTTCATGGCGCAGCTGGGCAACGAAGCGGCAGGCAGCGAACCGATCGCCGCGCTGTTCGATACGCTTGCGGCATGGGTAGACGTCAGGGGCACCTGTGGCTGCATGCTGCTGCGCGCACGCGGTGAATACGCCGAAGCCAACGAGGCCATCGTGGCGCTGGTGCAGCAGCAGAAAGAGCAGTTCCACGCCGAGATCGCACGCCGGGTGCAGGCCACCCTGGGCCGTGAACATCCTGCACTGGCCTTGCAGGTCTGGCTGCTGTTCGAAGGTGCCACAGCCGCCGCCAGCGTGGCCGGCGCGGCGGTGATCGACGGGGCGAAACAGGCGGCGCTGACTCTGACGGCCTGCGCCAGGGCCGAAAAGTCGTGA
- a CDS encoding MFS transporter, with protein MATSATSRRNALSLDGLNFFLADVRDGLGPYLAIYLLAVHKWDPGSIGLVMTLAGLAALLTQTPAGALIDKTRHKRAVVVVAALLVTASCVVLPFITSFGLVAATQALGAIAGSVFAPAIAAISLGITGPKAFTRRTGRNETYNHAGNAFAALLAGGFAYLFGPVAVFYLMAAMALASVLAVSCVSADAIDHDVARGLEAHHQHEHEQPSGFKVLLSNRALLVFAVCCALFHLANAAMLPLVSQKLSQIDLSMATPLTSACIVAAQLVMVPAALLVGARADQWGRKPLLLAGFLILPIRGVLYTFSNDPYWLVGVQLLDGIGAGLFGALFPLVVKDLTHGTGRFNVSLGALTTAFGLGAALSNGLAGFVVQAAGYSAAFLTLAGVAAAAFLLLLTAMPETLRNDTEQEAAPCPTPA; from the coding sequence TTGGCCACATCTGCCACTTCGCGGCGTAACGCGCTGTCTCTCGACGGCCTGAATTTCTTCCTGGCCGATGTCCGTGACGGACTCGGGCCGTACCTGGCGATCTACCTGCTGGCCGTGCACAAGTGGGACCCCGGCAGCATTGGCCTGGTGATGACCCTGGCGGGGCTGGCGGCGTTGCTGACCCAGACGCCTGCCGGCGCCCTGATCGACAAGACCCGGCACAAGCGCGCGGTGGTGGTTGTGGCTGCCCTGCTGGTCACCGCCAGTTGCGTGGTGCTGCCCTTCATCACTTCGTTCGGCCTGGTCGCCGCCACGCAAGCGCTGGGCGCCATCGCAGGTTCAGTGTTCGCACCGGCCATCGCTGCGATTTCCCTGGGTATCACCGGCCCCAAAGCGTTCACTCGGCGTACGGGCCGCAACGAAACCTACAACCACGCCGGCAATGCCTTCGCTGCCTTGCTGGCGGGTGGTTTCGCCTACTTATTCGGGCCGGTAGCGGTGTTCTATCTCATGGCGGCCATGGCCCTGGCCAGCGTACTGGCCGTGAGCTGCGTAAGCGCAGACGCCATCGACCACGACGTCGCCCGTGGGCTGGAAGCGCATCACCAGCATGAGCATGAACAGCCCTCCGGTTTCAAGGTGCTGCTGAGCAACCGCGCTCTGCTGGTGTTCGCCGTGTGTTGCGCGCTGTTCCACCTGGCCAACGCGGCCATGCTGCCGCTGGTCAGCCAGAAGCTTTCGCAGATCGACTTGAGCATGGCCACCCCCCTGACCTCGGCCTGCATCGTCGCCGCCCAGCTGGTGATGGTGCCTGCCGCCCTGCTGGTAGGCGCGCGTGCCGACCAATGGGGGCGCAAGCCATTGCTGCTGGCCGGCTTCCTCATCCTGCCGATTCGCGGCGTGCTCTATACGTTTTCCAATGACCCTTATTGGCTGGTCGGTGTGCAACTGCTCGACGGCATCGGCGCTGGCTTGTTCGGGGCCCTGTTTCCGCTGGTGGTCAAGGACCTCACCCACGGCACCGGACGCTTCAACGTCAGCCTGGGCGCGCTGACCACGGCCTTCGGCCTGGGCGCCGCGTTGAGCAACGGCCTGGCCGGCTTCGTCGTCCAGGCAGCCGGTTACAGCGCAGCCTTCCTGACCCTGGCCGGGGTTGCCGCGGCGGCCTTCCTGCTGCTGCTTACCGCCATGCCCGAAACCCTGCGCAACGACACCGAACAGGAAGCCGCACCTTGCCCCACGCCAGCTTGA
- a CDS encoding MFS transporter, with translation MKRGLNLVAAAFALTALSYGLARFAYGLLLPQIRAELFLDATAAGWIGSSAFAAYCVGIVLTFVCGGRLTPRALAAFAGLAATAGMACIMVASTGWVLGAGVALAGLSTGLTSPPLASAVAAHIVADGRARANAVINAGTAVGIVFSGMAAALTFGAWRELYGLFALIGAAVTLWLWCAVPKARSNEATAGISLDLLRRPGVATLCFSAFAMGLSSTAIWTFGADILRGAFGVSDTGIAWAWIALGTAGASGAATGVLIDRFGTARMHTGALSAIVVAILALAASGFNAAFGFVAMSLFGAAYIMSSGTYLIQGIALLPDRPDLGLGFPFLCLALGQTAGAPLFGAAMGVMGVTGALFTFALPAFLAIFPRSRHR, from the coding sequence GTGAAGCGCGGCCTCAACCTGGTTGCCGCCGCGTTCGCCCTCACCGCGCTGTCGTACGGGCTGGCGCGCTTTGCCTATGGCCTGCTGCTGCCACAGATCCGCGCGGAGCTGTTCCTGGATGCCACCGCCGCAGGCTGGATCGGCAGCAGCGCCTTTGCGGCCTATTGCGTCGGCATCGTCCTGACCTTCGTCTGCGGTGGCAGGTTGACGCCCCGCGCCCTTGCCGCGTTCGCCGGCCTGGCCGCCACGGCAGGAATGGCCTGCATCATGGTTGCCTCGACCGGCTGGGTGCTGGGTGCGGGTGTTGCGCTTGCCGGACTGAGCACCGGGCTGACCTCGCCGCCGCTGGCGAGCGCCGTCGCAGCGCACATCGTTGCCGACGGCCGGGCCAGGGCGAACGCGGTGATCAATGCCGGTACGGCCGTTGGCATCGTGTTCTCGGGCATGGCGGCGGCCCTGACCTTCGGCGCTTGGCGTGAACTGTATGGACTGTTCGCGCTGATCGGTGCGGCGGTGACGCTGTGGTTGTGGTGCGCCGTGCCCAAGGCGCGCAGCAACGAAGCCACCGCTGGCATCTCCCTCGACCTTCTGCGCCGCCCCGGCGTGGCCACGCTTTGTTTCAGCGCCTTTGCCATGGGCTTGTCGAGCACGGCCATCTGGACCTTCGGCGCGGACATACTGCGCGGGGCATTCGGCGTGAGCGACACCGGCATCGCCTGGGCCTGGATCGCACTGGGGACTGCCGGCGCCAGCGGCGCGGCCACCGGTGTGCTGATCGACCGCTTCGGCACCGCACGAATGCATACCGGGGCATTGTCAGCCATCGTCGTGGCAATCCTGGCCCTGGCCGCAAGCGGGTTCAACGCCGCCTTCGGCTTCGTGGCGATGAGCCTGTTCGGCGCCGCCTACATCATGTCCTCGGGCACCTACCTGATCCAGGGCATCGCGCTGCTGCCGGATCGGCCCGACCTGGGGCTCGGTTTTCCGTTCCTGTGCCTGGCCCTCGGGCAAACTGCCGGAGCGCCGCTGTTCGGTGCAGCCATGGGCGTCATGGGCGTGACTGGCGCCCTGTTCACCTTCGCCCTACCGGCCTTTCTGGCGATCTTTCCGAGGTCCCGGCACAGGTAG
- a CDS encoding arsenic transporter produces MPHASLIIWGVSLLATLGIITRPLRIPEYVWALAAAIGLVAGGLIAWSAALAAVLKGVDVYLFLVGMMLLAELARREGLFDWLATVAARQARGSAQRLFDLVFAVGTLVTIFLSNDATAVVLTPAVYAATRAARVDPLPYLFVCAFIANAASFVLPISNPANLVIFGKHMPPLLDWLAMFSLPSLAAIAMTYLVLRLTQRRHLRQRLELVEQLPRLSTGARLTAAGLGVTAVLLLTVSALDEALGLPTFLAAFATLAVVHLYKRSNPWPVCKEVAWGVLPLVAGLFVLVEGIGQTGVTAQLASWLEQAARDAPAQAHWWAGILVAVACNIGNNLPVGLLSGSINELGHLPPNVTGALVVGVDLGPNLSVTGSLATLLWLIAVRREGVQISAWRFLKLGAVVMPPALIAALWLL; encoded by the coding sequence TTGCCCCACGCCAGCTTGATCATCTGGGGCGTAAGCCTCCTTGCGACGTTGGGCATCATCACCAGGCCACTGCGGATTCCCGAATACGTATGGGCACTGGCGGCAGCAATCGGGCTGGTCGCCGGTGGTTTGATCGCCTGGTCGGCGGCTTTGGCTGCAGTGCTCAAGGGCGTCGACGTCTACCTGTTTCTGGTGGGCATGATGCTGCTCGCCGAACTGGCCCGACGCGAAGGGCTGTTCGACTGGCTGGCAACCGTTGCCGCTCGCCAGGCCCGTGGCAGCGCGCAGCGCCTGTTCGATCTGGTGTTTGCGGTCGGCACGCTGGTGACCATCTTTCTTTCAAACGATGCCACGGCAGTGGTGCTGACGCCTGCGGTGTACGCAGCCACGCGGGCTGCCCGGGTCGACCCGCTGCCCTACCTGTTCGTCTGCGCGTTCATCGCCAACGCTGCCAGCTTCGTCCTGCCGATTTCCAACCCGGCCAACCTGGTGATATTCGGCAAGCACATGCCACCACTGCTGGATTGGCTGGCCATGTTCAGCCTGCCGTCGCTGGCAGCCATCGCCATGACCTACCTGGTGCTGCGCCTGACCCAGCGTCGGCACTTGCGGCAGCGCCTTGAACTCGTCGAGCAGCTGCCCCGCCTGAGCACCGGCGCACGGCTCACGGCTGCCGGTCTGGGTGTGACAGCCGTCTTGCTGCTGACCGTGTCGGCCCTGGACGAAGCACTGGGATTGCCGACCTTCCTGGCCGCCTTCGCCACCCTTGCGGTGGTGCACTTGTATAAACGCAGCAACCCCTGGCCGGTGTGCAAGGAAGTCGCCTGGGGCGTGTTGCCCTTGGTGGCGGGGCTGTTCGTGCTGGTGGAAGGCATCGGTCAGACTGGCGTGACCGCGCAGCTGGCCTCGTGGCTGGAGCAGGCCGCCCGAGACGCGCCGGCGCAGGCCCATTGGTGGGCTGGAATTCTGGTCGCCGTGGCCTGCAACATCGGCAACAACCTGCCGGTCGGCCTGCTCAGCGGCTCGATCAACGAACTGGGCCATCTGCCGCCCAACGTCACCGGCGCGCTGGTGGTCGGCGTGGACCTGGGCCCTAACCTGTCGGTCACCGGCTCCCTGGCGACCTTGCTGTGGTTGATCGCGGTACGCCGCGAGGGTGTGCAGATCAGCGCCTGGAGGTTCCTCAAGCTCGGCGCCGTGGTCATGCCCCCTGCCCTGATTGCCGCGTTGTGGCTGCTGTAG
- a CDS encoding TonB-dependent siderophore receptor: MLLCSVLPGLAIAATELPSSVIQATGEGDGADSYTQARGETASKSATQNRDEAQTVNAVTARTLDDYQVKDLNDAMRFVSGVTQTNTLGGTKDALIKRGFGSNDDNSILRDGIRSAIGRNLGATTDHVEVLKGPASLMYGALEPGGVINVVSKQPQFTRSTTLSASGFSEGGGSLSVDTTGPLGDTDLAYRLVAERSHEDYWRNYGTDEHTLIAPSIAWVGERASASLAYTYNDYASPFDRGTVFVGGRPADISYRDRLDERWAKTVGISQSTTAKFEYQLGDAWRSRLTYGWTQDRYSLAIAQPNTLNGNTLRRIANGGHYDYESRYTALDLIGDQQLFGQRHEIVVGLDNESLDKYRGKTYRNVNTAAGNIDIRNPVYGRLAEPSTVSATQSNAENNLVTTSLYFKDNWHLNDRWILVFGGRQAHWDQYSDQGLGRSYAPGADSNGDEFIPFGGIVYQPSETVALYANYSRSFVPNDADDAGNSFKPTEGRSYEAGIKYTPTAALNVNLAVYDIEKKNLVNSVLQSNGDSLDEAVGKARSRGIELDVTGEIAQNWSVIGTYAYSHTEVLKNAEAPEQEGNRLPNAPMHTASLYLTHHLALPAQTGRWHVGAGARYVGERPGDNANSFWMDSYTLADAFVRWDLPTQGYETRLQLNIDNLFNKQYYPSTTGSSTLQVEEGALRTARLTASVKF, encoded by the coding sequence GTGCTGTTGTGCTCAGTCCTGCCTGGCTTGGCCATCGCAGCCACAGAGTTGCCGTCCAGTGTCATCCAGGCCACCGGTGAAGGTGACGGCGCTGACAGCTACACCCAGGCCCGCGGGGAAACGGCGAGCAAGAGTGCCACGCAGAACCGCGACGAAGCACAAACCGTCAATGCGGTGACGGCGCGCACGCTCGACGATTACCAGGTCAAGGACCTCAACGACGCGATGCGCTTCGTCAGCGGCGTGACCCAGACCAACACCCTGGGCGGCACCAAGGATGCGCTGATCAAGCGCGGCTTCGGCAGCAACGACGACAACTCCATCCTGCGCGACGGTATCCGCTCGGCCATTGGCCGCAACCTGGGCGCGACCACCGATCATGTCGAAGTACTCAAGGGACCAGCCTCGCTGATGTATGGCGCGCTGGAGCCGGGTGGCGTCATCAACGTGGTCAGCAAGCAGCCGCAGTTCACTCGCAGCACCACCTTGAGCGCATCGGGCTTCAGCGAGGGCGGCGGCTCGCTGTCCGTGGACACGACGGGTCCGCTGGGCGATACCGATCTGGCCTACCGACTGGTCGCCGAGCGCAGCCATGAAGACTACTGGCGCAACTATGGGACGGACGAACACACCCTGATCGCACCCTCGATCGCCTGGGTGGGCGAGCGCGCCAGTGCCTCGCTGGCCTACACCTATAACGACTACGCCAGCCCGTTCGACCGCGGCACCGTGTTCGTCGGCGGACGACCGGCCGATATCAGCTACCGCGACCGCCTCGACGAGCGTTGGGCCAAGACCGTGGGCATCAGCCAGAGCACCACGGCAAAATTCGAGTACCAGTTGGGTGACGCCTGGCGCAGCCGCCTGACCTACGGCTGGACCCAGGACCGCTACAGCCTGGCCATCGCCCAGCCCAATACACTCAACGGCAACACCCTGCGACGCATCGCCAACGGCGGTCATTACGATTACGAAAGCCGCTACACGGCGCTGGATCTGATTGGCGATCAACAACTGTTCGGCCAGCGGCATGAAATCGTCGTGGGCCTCGACAACGAGTCGCTGGACAAATACCGCGGCAAGACCTACCGCAACGTCAACACTGCCGCCGGCAACATCGACATTCGCAACCCGGTGTATGGTCGCCTGGCCGAACCGAGCACGGTCAGTGCGACCCAAAGCAACGCCGAGAACAACCTGGTTACCACCTCGTTGTATTTCAAGGACAACTGGCACCTCAACGATCGCTGGATCCTGGTGTTCGGTGGCCGTCAGGCGCATTGGGACCAGTACAGCGACCAGGGGCTGGGCCGCTCGTACGCCCCCGGTGCGGATTCCAACGGCGACGAGTTCATCCCTTTCGGCGGGATCGTCTACCAGCCCAGTGAGACCGTGGCGCTGTATGCCAACTACAGCCGATCCTTCGTGCCCAACGACGCCGACGATGCGGGCAACAGCTTCAAACCGACCGAGGGTCGCAGCTACGAAGCCGGCATCAAGTACACGCCGACTGCCGCGTTGAACGTGAACCTGGCGGTCTATGACATCGAGAAGAAAAATCTGGTCAACAGCGTTTTGCAGAGCAATGGCGACAGCCTCGACGAGGCGGTCGGCAAGGCGCGGTCACGGGGTATCGAGCTGGATGTCACCGGTGAAATTGCCCAGAACTGGAGCGTGATCGGCACCTACGCCTACAGCCATACCGAGGTACTGAAAAACGCCGAAGCACCCGAACAGGAAGGCAATCGCCTACCCAATGCACCGATGCACACGGCCAGCCTGTACCTGACTCACCATCTGGCTTTGCCGGCGCAGACCGGCCGGTGGCACGTGGGCGCAGGTGCACGCTATGTGGGCGAGCGGCCGGGCGACAACGCCAACAGCTTCTGGATGGACAGCTACACCCTGGCCGATGCCTTCGTGCGCTGGGACCTGCCCACCCAAGGCTATGAGACGCGCCTGCAGTTGAACATCGACAATCTGTTCAACAAGCAGTATTACCCGTCCACCACCGGCAGCAGCACGCTGCAGGTGGAAGAGGGCGCGCTGCGCACGGCGCGTCTCACGGCTAGCGTCAAATTCTAA